DNA from Solanum stenotomum isolate F172 chromosome 3, ASM1918654v1, whole genome shotgun sequence:
TATCATTTTGCACGGGCAAAAAGGTGTGTGAGCCGAGCCCTATGGAGGTGGTCCCATCTAAATGTGAATTTCTACTTTCTAGATGTAAAGTCCTTGTCCTTTATTCTActtaaaataatgtaaataatatattactttgattttattttttaagatctTGTGATTCAAATTAAAAGTGTGCATACTATTacattttgaataatattttactttgattttattttttaaagatcttatGATTCAAATTAAAAGTGTGCATACTATtacattttgaattttataattttaaacttgTCATTATCATTATTACTATAATAATTAAGAGATTGTCATTAAAAGGTCAAATGAGAATAGAACTTAGAAGtttaaactcttttttttttactaaatataGGAAGGTTAAGTGACATTCTTTTAGGTGGCATATTAGTAAAAAAACTAAGATAcatgaatttaaatattttcattttaaatatatatttttgtcctaTTTCCATAAAATCTTTTAAAGAACTCTTAGAAATTCttgaaatctaaaaaaaataatatataattaatctatcactaatatttgtattaaaatattatctatatCATCGTTTTTTGGGTATGACCTTTTTATGAATTTCATTAACGCAAGATCTTTTTAGTTTAGTCAATTATAGTGTGTGAATACATGACAAATTAAAATTCTTTGAAAGACAACTGGAGTGACTAGCTATTCATATTTGACTTGTTAGACTAATCTGATAAACACTTACGCAAGCTGGAAAATTATAAGACGTATTCtttatgtttcaatttatatgatataatttgaattttgagagttaaattaaaaactaaattaattgtgatttattttatttctttaaaatattttacattattattttttgtgacttattataatttttatgtactTTTCATATATGTGAATAACTTTTCGTAAGTCCTAAAAATTGTATGTCTAAATACATGGTCAGAATAAAGAAGTTTGACGGTTGAAATCTAGAGTATGTTATATAAATTAAGACGAAATGAACTCTTTTTTATAAAGTCTGCGTGTGAATTATTGTCTCCGCAAGTGGTGGTGATCAATTtataataatgttgatgatcattttccacaattaattgaaataaaaattccaGGGAAATCATTATCGCTTTagaatatattgaaaataagtATTCCCTTAACGGGTCTTGCAAGAAAATAGGATTTCATATTGAGTTCCAAATATACGCTATTGGGtcgtctcatattagttgtcaTGTTTCACTTTTTAAGAGTTAATTTGACTGatgatgcaatatttaaaattaacagtttagatattcaaaaactatacaaaataatataagttaCAATTTTTATAGTATCAATATGATaacaaaaataatcttaaaagtacatttttttagtttatgagttttgaatcatatttcttaattttgtcTATTGGATTTTgaattaatacaaatacaacGTTTGAGCCAAAGATATTGAGGTTCTATCGAACCCGTAGCTTTGAGGCTAGCTCCGCCCCGAAGTGAATACATGTGACACTATGAATTGGTCCCCTCTTTAAGATGATGTTCATATCAGTTTGCATGCAACTTGAACTATTTTACCTTTACTGTATACTCATTacaaacattaatttttttttacgaaGAGTTAGATAGATAGATGAAAAGAAGTCACCTAGGTTATTTTAAATTGGTGTGCTCTCTCCTTAGGCAATGCATTATTAATTGTTGGATTTTTAGAATAATTTGGTACCTTATTTATGTGATAAAAAGCATATAGTAAAATTCAATAACTCTAATTCCTTTTTGTTTACATTTTACCTTTTGATCATGAGTAGGAGGTTTTGGAAGCTATCTTTTTGGCATGAGTGAAGTTATAGCTAAGCAATCAACAGAAGCAAATGCTGCAGATAATGTCAAGAACCCTTCTTTGGGATGGATGATAACTTTCCTCTTTGTTGTTAGCTTTCTTGGGCTTTTCTCTGTTGTTCCGCTTCGTAAGGTAAATTCGACATCTCTAATGCATATGTATGACATATTTTCTAGCACGACGACATACATTTGTATGTAGAGTTTGTAACACTAGAAACACACCTCGAAATTGATGAGTCAGTTGTCATGTGAACGAAATTTTGATAGGCAAGTTAAGTTGTTAGGCACCTTTTGATGACGATCATATTCAAACACTTGGTCTAGTTAGCTTTGAGGTGTGTTTTGATAAACAGTTTGTGATAGTTCAAACTGTTTATCAACATCAGTATCTGCGATATATTGATGCAATTGTTCTTCTTTTATTCATACGAGTTGCATTGTTTGAGATAATGTGAATATATTCTCAGATCATGATCATCGACTTCAAACTGATTTATCCGAGTGGTACTGCAACTGCTCACCTGATCAACAGTTTCCATACTCCACAAGGAGCTAAGCTAGCCAAGTGAGTCTTTAATCTCGTACACGATTGTTAGTACATACACCATCAACGATTGTTTCTTATCGATGATTGTACTTACAGTTCTAATTGCTCGTCGCTGCAGGAAACAAGTAAAAGCTTTGGGAAAGTTTTTCACCTTCAGCTTCTTATGGGGCTTCTTCCAGTGGTTTTTTACAGGAGGGGATGGCTGTGGATTCAGGAGCTTTCCCACTTTCGGTCTCAAAGCCTTCGAGAACAGGTACGTTTGAATTTCCATTAATATCTACTTGTTTAGCTATGTTGCTCTGGCTCTCCAAAAATGTTATCACACTcgtgtcagatcctccaaaaatgcactacttttggagtaTTTGGTATGCGCCTGGTGACATTTTTTGAAGAGCCCGAACAATATAGATGTTTCTGTACTCAATTGTGTAACTTGGAAGCACTACTTTTCAATGTTATCGACTTATTTCTCTGATCAACCAGGTTTTATTTTGACTTCTCCGCGACATATGTTGGTGTTGGGATGATATGTCCATATCTAATCAACGTATCGTTGCTAGTCGGAGGAATCCTTTCGTGGGGTATAATGTGGCCTCTTATTGAAGACAGAAAAGGTCATTGGTACCCTGCTGATCAAAGTCCTAGCAGCCTTCACGGCATACAGGGTTACAGGGTACGTAATCAAAATGACACGCgatgtttttttaattgaaaatgagGCTAATGGATTTTCCGCGATGCTCTTGTAATGCAGGTGTTTATAGCAATAGCTATGATCCTTGGTGATGGTCTTTACAACTTCATCAAAGTACTTGGACGAACATTGTATGGTATATATTGTCAATTCCGCGAGAAAAAAACAGGTTCAGTCCTTCCTGTTGGTGCCCGTGCATCCCCTGCTGAGGCATCTCTGTCTTATGATGATCAGATACGAACCGAGCTTTTCCTCAAGGATCAAATCCCTACGTGGGTTGCTATAGTCGGTTATGTTAGCATTGCCATCATCTCCACGATAACGCTTCCACACATTTTCCATCAACTTAACTGGTACTACATCGTGGTGATCTACATTTTTGCACCAGTACTAGCCTTTTGCAATGCTTACGGATGTGGTCTGACTGACTGGTCATTGGCATCAACGTACGGGAAGCTGGCAATCTTCACTATTGGGGCATGGGCTGGGGCTAGTCATGGTGGTGTTCTTGCAGGATTAGCTGCTTGTGGTGTCATGATGAACATAGCCACAACTGCATCTGACTTAACACAAGACTTCAAGACGGGTTACATGACGTTGGCTTCTCCTAGGTCGATGTTCATAAGCCAGATAATCGGAACAGCAATGGGGTGTGTCATTTCCCCTTGTGTATTTTGGCTATTCTACAAGGCGTTCCACGACTTAGGGGTTCCAGGTTCAGAGTACCCTGCACCTTACGCTCTAGTCTATCGTAACATGTCTATATTGGGAGTGGAAGGCTTCTCAGCTCTACCAAAGAATTGTCTCACATTATGTTACATATTCTTCATCGGAGCTATTGCAATCAACGCGTTAAGGGATGCTCTAGGAAAGAACAAGGCAAAGTATATTCCTCTTCCGATGGCAATGGCTATACCGTTCTATCTAGGATCATACTTCGTCATTGATATGTGTCTCGGGAGCCTGATTTTGTTCATCTGGACAAAGATAAACAAGGCTAAGGCCGATGCATTTGGACCAGCTGTCGCATCTGGACTAATTTGTGGCGATGGAATCTGGACCTTGCCTAGTTCAATCCTAGCTTTATCAGGTGTGAATCCACCAATTTGCATGAAGTTTCTATCAAGGAAGGACAATATCAGAGTAGATAAGTTCATGAAGCCTTGAAGACGTTAACGTGTAGGTTTTATCGCGTTCTTATTGTTCTGTTTTTCCTCTGTATGTTCGTGTTTTCCATGAAGATTGTATGATGTTTATATTGCTATGAACGTGCCATAAAGATAGAAGTAAAATTTACGTAGAGAACATGTTGATCTTCATATGTCAAGTTGTAAATGTGATATATTTAAAGTACACTACATAAGTTTATTGTACTATGTCATTGCTCACATTCACAACTTCATAATTTGGTTAGATAATATGCATTTTGTAACTAATTCAAAGTTACAAAATACAGTCTAaactaaatatttatgtaaaattaaGGGTCGAGTtgttatatttcttttaaataaatttaagggaaaaaaacaaatatacccccgaactatcgtaaatggtatgcagatacccttcgttatactttagggacattggtgccc
Protein-coding regions in this window:
- the LOC125858134 gene encoding probable metal-nicotianamine transporter YSL7, whose translation is MDRSNSVSRREAHTTNGTKKTQEELLVQEEEQEVLSVERIFESKQVPSWQSQLTLRAFFVSLILGILFTFIVMKLNLTTGIIPSLNVSAGLLGFFFVKTWTKFLDKSGFLKQPFTRQENTVIQTCVVASSGIAFSGGFGSYLFGMSEVIAKQSTEANAADNVKNPSLGWMITFLFVVSFLGLFSVVPLRKIMIIDFKLIYPSGTATAHLINSFHTPQGAKLAKKQVKALGKFFTFSFLWGFFQWFFTGGDGCGFRSFPTFGLKAFENRFYFDFSATYVGVGMICPYLINVSLLVGGILSWGIMWPLIEDRKGHWYPADQSPSSLHGIQGYRVFIAIAMILGDGLYNFIKVLGRTLYGIYCQFREKKTGSVLPVGARASPAEASLSYDDQIRTELFLKDQIPTWVAIVGYVSIAIISTITLPHIFHQLNWYYIVVIYIFAPVLAFCNAYGCGLTDWSLASTYGKLAIFTIGAWAGASHGGVLAGLAACGVMMNIATTASDLTQDFKTGYMTLASPRSMFISQIIGTAMGCVISPCVFWLFYKAFHDLGVPGSEYPAPYALVYRNMSILGVEGFSALPKNCLTLCYIFFIGAIAINALRDALGKNKAKYIPLPMAMAIPFYLGSYFVIDMCLGSLILFIWTKINKAKADAFGPAVASGLICGDGIWTLPSSILALSGVNPPICMKFLSRKDNIRVDKFMKP